The following coding sequences are from one Papilio machaon chromosome 8, ilPapMach1.1, whole genome shotgun sequence window:
- the LOC106720715 gene encoding uncharacterized protein LOC106720715, which produces MWNKLQDSPPFYLQFSQTNGYEISITDYITLYTVNILENEFITILKESNPKLEITDKELMDNGVDMLSNLENIKDLRINTADGHLKLYICKFFVYPFRLNLTLHEAPKEIFFQKVTQHLLRTIIELRTIEQKLRESLKKKDEEIDKYNMKGYKIEKYRRTTVFNEEEHLKMHEVFKKNGVVPQDIPISLLEKKGENKESILHMKQETNGIHDVQVKQEATTSEATVEANTIQNIPKIDIKEDIKRELQNNISPLKKRKKELNL; this is translated from the exons atgtGGAATAAATTGCAGGACTCGCCCCCGTTTTATCTGCAATTTTCACAGACCAATGGCTACGAGATATCAATAACCGATTACATTACGTTATACACTGTTAATATTTTGGAGAATGAATTTATCACAATATTGAAG gAAAGTAATCCAAAACTGGAAATAACTGACAAGGAGTTGATGGATAATGGAGTTGACATGCTTTCAAACCTAGAGAATATCAAAGACTTGAGAATAAACACTGCAGATggacatttaaaactttatatatgcaagttttttgtttatccATTTAGACTGAATTTAACATTACATGAAGCTCCCAAAGAAATT TTTTTCCAGAAAGTTACTCAGCATCTTCTCAGGACTATTATAGAGCTTCGAACTATTGAACAGAAATTGCGAGaatctttaaaaaagaaagatgAAGAAATAGACAAGTATAATATGAAaggatataaaatagaaa AATATAGAAGAACAACAGTATTTAATGAAGAGGAACATTTGAAAATGcatgaagtttttaaaaaaaatggtgttGTGCCACAAGATATTCCTATCAGTTTACTCGAGAAAAAAGGGGAAAATAAAGAAAGCATTCTTCACAT GAAACAAGAGACAAATGGTATTCATGATGTTCAAGTTAAACAAGAAGCAACCACATCAGAAGCAACAGTGGAAGCCAACactatacaaaatataccaaaaattGATATCAAAGAAGATATAAAACGTGAActgcaaaataatattagtccGTTGAAGAAACGGAAAAAAGAGTTGAATTTGTAG